A section of the Myxococcus virescens genome encodes:
- the plsY gene encoding glycerol-3-phosphate 1-O-acyltransferase PlsY, producing the protein MTSALVLLGYLAGSIPFGVLLTRWLRGVDVRKGGSGNIGATNVTRVAGKKLGAVVLLLDAIKGALPVVLAVRLLPDAPTVHVAVGLAAVLGHIYPVWLKLQGGKGVATALGVLLVLVPQAALAGALAYVTVFAVSRVSSLGSLAAGATAVGTSALTARAVEYAGLSALLFALMLWTHRGNIRRLARRTERRF; encoded by the coding sequence GTGACTTCCGCGCTCGTCCTGCTGGGCTACCTCGCCGGCTCCATTCCCTTCGGTGTGTTGCTGACGCGGTGGCTGCGCGGGGTGGACGTGCGCAAGGGCGGTAGCGGGAACATCGGCGCCACCAACGTCACGCGCGTGGCGGGCAAGAAGCTGGGCGCGGTGGTGTTGCTGCTGGATGCCATCAAGGGGGCGTTGCCCGTGGTCCTGGCGGTGCGCCTGCTGCCAGATGCGCCCACCGTGCACGTGGCGGTGGGGCTGGCCGCGGTGCTGGGACACATCTACCCGGTGTGGCTGAAGCTCCAGGGCGGCAAGGGCGTGGCCACCGCGCTGGGCGTGCTGCTGGTGCTGGTGCCCCAGGCCGCGCTGGCGGGCGCGCTGGCGTATGTCACCGTCTTCGCCGTGTCGCGCGTGAGCTCGCTGGGCTCGCTGGCGGCGGGGGCCACGGCGGTGGGCACGTCGGCGCTCACCGCTCGGGCCGTGGAATACGCGGGACTCTCAGCCCTCCTCTTCGCCCTCATGCTGTGGACGCACCGGGGCAACATCCGCCGGCTGGCGCGGCGCACCGAGCGGCGCTTCTGA
- a CDS encoding MotA/TolQ/ExbB proton channel family protein, whose protein sequence is MQFTLAEIWDHTGLFARMIIFTLGIMSIASLVVLAERMIVFRKTRSDSRNFAAKMGAILAKGDLNTAANTNLGKDVGHLGRVINSGLTAYRISPNNKDVAVESVARALERQAQREVQSMKRGLGLLATVGSTAPFVGLLGTTMGIVNAFQLMAQAGSGGLGTISAGIAEALITTAFGLLVAIPAVMAYNFLQGWVDARSVDISESSNEFLDVVARHLGGGAHSSNAA, encoded by the coding sequence ATGCAATTCACTCTCGCAGAAATCTGGGATCACACGGGCCTCTTCGCCCGTATGATCATCTTCACCCTGGGCATCATGTCCATCGCCTCGCTGGTCGTGTTGGCGGAGCGCATGATCGTCTTCCGCAAGACGCGGTCTGACAGCCGCAACTTCGCCGCGAAGATGGGTGCCATCCTGGCCAAAGGCGACCTGAACACGGCCGCCAACACCAACCTGGGCAAGGATGTGGGCCACCTGGGCCGGGTGATCAACTCCGGACTGACGGCGTACCGGATCAGCCCGAACAACAAGGACGTGGCGGTGGAGTCGGTGGCGCGCGCGCTGGAGCGTCAGGCGCAGCGTGAGGTCCAGAGCATGAAGCGCGGTCTGGGCCTGCTGGCCACGGTCGGCTCCACGGCGCCGTTCGTCGGTCTGCTCGGTACCACGATGGGTATCGTCAACGCCTTCCAGCTGATGGCGCAGGCGGGCTCCGGTGGTCTCGGCACGATCTCCGCCGGTATCGCCGAGGCGCTCATCACCACGGCCTTCGGTCTGCTCGTGGCCATCCCCGCAGTGATGGCGTACAACTTCCTGCAGGGCTGGGTGGACGCGCGCTCGGTGGACATCTCCGAGTCGTCCAACGAGTTCCTGGACGTGGTTGCCCGCCACCTGGGTGGTGGCGCGCACTCCTCGAACGCCGCCTGA
- a CDS encoding DUF4920 domain-containing protein → MNTLRTSLMLLVAVPLVALASDKSSAKAGKAAEADCHHPPAPQAQTAPKAEGASDGWKLTRGEPLKGAKAVKLADVLARPQAHDGKTVLLEGQVRKACERKGCWMELAANGQDKGPGVRVTFKDYGFFVPLDSAGAQARVEGVLKVAELTDSRAQHYESEGAIVPRGADGKPREVQLVATGVELRR, encoded by the coding sequence ATGAACACGCTCCGCACGTCCCTGATGCTGCTGGTCGCCGTTCCCCTGGTTGCCCTCGCGAGTGACAAGTCGTCCGCCAAGGCGGGCAAGGCCGCCGAGGCCGACTGCCACCACCCGCCCGCCCCGCAGGCGCAGACCGCGCCCAAGGCCGAAGGCGCGTCCGATGGCTGGAAGCTCACCCGCGGCGAGCCCCTCAAGGGCGCCAAGGCGGTGAAGCTCGCGGACGTGCTGGCCAGGCCGCAGGCTCACGACGGAAAGACGGTGCTGCTCGAGGGGCAGGTGCGCAAGGCGTGTGAGCGCAAGGGCTGCTGGATGGAGCTGGCGGCGAACGGCCAGGACAAAGGCCCGGGCGTGCGCGTGACGTTCAAGGACTACGGCTTCTTCGTCCCCCTGGACTCCGCGGGCGCGCAGGCGCGCGTGGAAGGCGTGCTGAAGGTGGCCGAGCTGACCGACAGCCGCGCCCAGCACTACGAGTCCGAGGGCGCCATCGTCCCCCGCGGCGCCGATGGCAAGCCGCGTGAGGTGCAGTTGGTGGCCACGGGCGTCGAACTTCGCCGCTGA
- a CDS encoding antibiotic biosynthesis monooxygenase family protein has product MIVAISRFRPAPEEADRLVARFQARTRAVDGYPGFLGLEVLRSFERPPELMLVTRWRDKASMRAYFQSEDFQRAREASAQQEDATFALYEVVGT; this is encoded by the coding sequence ATGATTGTCGCCATCTCCCGCTTCCGGCCGGCCCCCGAGGAAGCGGACCGCCTGGTCGCCCGCTTCCAGGCGCGCACGCGGGCGGTGGACGGATACCCGGGCTTCCTGGGGCTGGAGGTGCTGCGCTCCTTCGAACGGCCGCCGGAGCTGATGCTGGTGACGCGCTGGCGGGACAAGGCCTCCATGCGGGCCTACTTTCAGTCCGAGGACTTCCAGCGGGCGCGGGAGGCGAGCGCCCAGCAGGAGGACGCCACCTTCGCCCTCTACGAGGTGGTGGGCACATGA
- a CDS encoding TonB-dependent receptor: MHLNRVLRETGVVVAAGLLYGSAAFAQSSTIIGTVIDAQSRQPAADVVVTATSPNLQGEQTVVTDAQGNYRIPQLPPGDYTLRFEKEQFKPYARSAIQLRLNRTIRVNVELLPEALGEVVEIVGAPPTIDVGSTTMGVNVDQEFIKRIAVARPGGKGGATRSFESLAELAPGAQNDNYGVSINGSTSPENGYVVDGLSTNDPAFGVNASPLSIEFVQDVNIITGGYMPEFGRSTGGVINAVTRSGSNEFHGSVFANWTPGTLEGTRKQVREEGTVITGQNQLQNLGDFGATLGGPILKDKLWFFAGFAPSFTRYQHTRTLNALRLDDAGNPIRDETDFSVVDPIPGSATNYYADSRTIQYMGKLTYLINQDHNVSFALNGTPTSTGGLGKLSVNPQSGGLPGVLASRPGDFGLTETKANTTSMALKYAGAFADKKVLVDANLGWFHQTASTLPGDGSNLGDRTGLAGYSRMVYTSPRPLTLFEALPEGQEGACGSTPEEQLIRCPVTGYAVGGPAFMSDQTLDRYQANAKATYLLNALGTHVFKAGVDVELLSFDQVKAYGGGVYYQEGGNWAAGQGPAVHDARRYGYQTGPDSAVTQFTQKAKTTSTTVGGFLQDSWSIANRVTLNLGVRYDVQALYGGNGDLSLMLGNQWSPRIGAIVDPFANGRAKVFVNFARYYEQVPLNLMDRAFPGENRISARRSLAEPGEGTATSCDPSSFESQQATCNTDANLLAIPESSRNVNRFYTGGTAGGTPVDPDLKAQSSDEIVVGAEYEVLANTRLGASYTHKNMNSVIEDMSRDDGNTYFLGNPGSGFAGEFPEPVRNYDNVTVYLNRTFADGWLAQANYTWSRLYGNYPGLFRPETGQLDPNILSDFDLIELLENRTGLLPFDRTHQIKVFGAKEFNISNALSASVGVSYRGSSGTPINYWGSHWAYLQDESFVLPRGAGGRTPWINTIDSNIGVNYRVSKDSVVSFTLDVFNLFNFQGVNTVDQTYTVRDIKPIPGGTPADLENLPGRVEFQDQAPRDEPFGSVDGDVNKNFKNPLSYQAPRQVRFGIRYTF; this comes from the coding sequence ATGCACTTGAACCGAGTGCTCCGGGAAACCGGAGTTGTTGTCGCCGCAGGTCTGCTGTACGGATCCGCGGCTTTCGCACAGTCGAGCACGATCATCGGTACGGTGATCGACGCTCAGAGTCGGCAGCCTGCCGCTGACGTCGTTGTGACCGCCACCTCGCCCAACCTTCAGGGTGAGCAGACGGTCGTCACCGACGCGCAGGGTAACTACCGCATCCCCCAGTTGCCCCCCGGCGACTATACCCTGCGGTTCGAGAAGGAGCAGTTCAAGCCGTACGCGCGTTCGGCCATCCAGCTGCGCCTCAACCGCACCATCCGCGTCAACGTGGAGCTGCTCCCCGAGGCGCTCGGTGAGGTGGTGGAGATCGTCGGCGCGCCCCCGACCATCGACGTGGGTTCCACGACGATGGGCGTGAACGTCGACCAGGAGTTCATCAAGCGCATCGCCGTTGCGCGTCCAGGTGGTAAGGGCGGCGCGACCCGCTCCTTCGAGTCCCTGGCCGAGCTCGCGCCTGGCGCCCAGAACGACAACTACGGCGTGTCCATCAACGGCTCGACCTCGCCTGAGAACGGCTACGTGGTGGACGGCCTGTCCACGAACGACCCGGCCTTCGGCGTGAACGCCAGCCCGTTGAGCATCGAGTTCGTGCAGGACGTGAACATCATCACCGGCGGTTACATGCCGGAGTTCGGCCGGTCCACCGGCGGCGTCATCAACGCGGTCACCCGGTCGGGCTCCAACGAGTTCCACGGCTCCGTGTTCGCGAACTGGACGCCGGGCACCCTCGAGGGTACCCGCAAGCAGGTTCGTGAAGAGGGCACGGTCATCACCGGCCAGAACCAGCTGCAGAACCTGGGCGACTTCGGCGCCACCCTCGGTGGTCCGATCCTCAAGGACAAGCTGTGGTTCTTCGCCGGCTTCGCGCCGTCGTTCACCCGCTACCAGCACACCCGCACGCTCAATGCGCTGCGCCTCGATGACGCGGGCAACCCCATCCGGGACGAGACCGACTTCTCGGTCGTGGATCCGATCCCCGGCTCGGCCACGAACTACTACGCCGACTCCCGTACCATTCAGTACATGGGTAAGTTGACGTACCTCATTAACCAGGACCACAACGTGTCGTTCGCCCTGAACGGCACGCCGACCTCGACGGGTGGCCTTGGGAAGCTGAGCGTCAATCCCCAGTCGGGAGGCCTGCCGGGCGTGCTGGCTTCCCGTCCGGGTGACTTCGGTCTCACGGAGACGAAGGCCAACACGACGTCGATGGCCCTCAAGTACGCCGGTGCCTTCGCGGACAAGAAGGTCCTCGTTGATGCGAACCTCGGTTGGTTCCATCAGACCGCGTCCACCCTGCCGGGTGACGGCAGCAACCTGGGCGATCGCACAGGCCTGGCTGGCTACTCGCGGATGGTGTACACGAGCCCGCGCCCGCTGACCCTGTTCGAGGCCCTGCCCGAGGGGCAGGAGGGTGCCTGCGGCAGCACGCCCGAAGAGCAGCTGATCCGCTGCCCGGTGACGGGCTACGCGGTGGGCGGCCCTGCCTTCATGAGCGACCAGACGCTGGATCGCTACCAGGCCAACGCGAAGGCCACCTACCTGCTGAACGCGCTGGGCACCCACGTGTTCAAGGCTGGCGTGGACGTCGAGTTGCTGTCGTTCGACCAGGTGAAGGCGTACGGCGGCGGTGTGTACTATCAGGAGGGTGGGAACTGGGCTGCTGGCCAGGGCCCCGCCGTGCACGATGCGCGTCGCTACGGGTATCAGACCGGCCCTGACTCTGCGGTGACGCAGTTCACCCAGAAGGCCAAGACGACCAGCACCACGGTCGGTGGCTTCCTCCAGGACTCCTGGTCCATCGCGAACCGGGTGACCCTGAACCTGGGCGTCCGCTACGACGTGCAGGCGCTCTACGGCGGCAACGGCGACCTCTCGCTGATGCTCGGCAATCAGTGGTCGCCGCGTATCGGCGCCATCGTCGACCCGTTCGCCAACGGCCGCGCGAAGGTGTTCGTGAACTTCGCTCGTTACTACGAGCAGGTCCCGCTCAACCTGATGGACCGCGCGTTCCCGGGTGAGAACCGCATCTCCGCGCGTCGCTCCCTCGCGGAGCCGGGCGAGGGCACGGCCACCTCGTGCGACCCGTCCAGCTTCGAGAGCCAGCAGGCTACGTGCAACACCGACGCGAACCTGCTTGCCATTCCGGAGAGCAGCCGCAACGTGAACCGCTTCTACACGGGCGGCACGGCAGGCGGCACACCGGTCGACCCGGACCTCAAGGCCCAGTCGTCCGACGAAATCGTGGTTGGCGCCGAGTACGAGGTGCTGGCGAACACCCGCCTGGGTGCGAGCTACACGCACAAGAACATGAACTCGGTCATCGAGGACATGAGCCGCGACGACGGCAACACGTACTTCCTCGGTAACCCCGGCAGCGGCTTCGCTGGTGAGTTCCCGGAGCCGGTTCGTAACTACGACAACGTCACCGTCTACCTGAACCGTACGTTCGCCGACGGCTGGCTCGCCCAGGCCAACTACACCTGGTCGCGCCTGTACGGTAACTACCCCGGTCTGTTCCGTCCTGAGACGGGCCAGCTCGACCCGAACATCCTCTCGGACTTCGACCTCATCGAGCTCCTGGAGAACCGCACGGGTCTGCTGCCGTTCGACCGCACGCACCAGATCAAGGTCTTCGGTGCGAAGGAGTTCAACATCTCGAACGCCCTGTCGGCGAGCGTGGGTGTCTCCTACCGCGGTAGCTCTGGTACGCCGATCAACTACTGGGGTAGCCACTGGGCCTACCTCCAGGACGAGTCCTTCGTCCTCCCCCGTGGTGCTGGCGGTCGTACGCCGTGGATCAACACCATCGACTCCAACATTGGCGTGAACTACCGCGTCAGCAAGGACAGCGTGGTGTCGTTCACCCTGGACGTGTTCAACCTCTTCAACTTCCAGGGCGTGAACACGGTCGACCAGACGTATACCGTGCGCGACATCAAGCCCATCCCGGGTGGCACGCCTGCTGACCTGGAGAACCTCCCGGGCCGCGTGGAGTTCCAGGACCAGGCGCCGCGTGATGAGCCCTTCGGCAGTGTCGACGGTGACGTGAACAAGAACTTCAAGAACCCGCTCTCGTACCAGGCGCCCCGTCAGGTCCGCTTCGGCATCCGGTACACGTTCTAA
- a CDS encoding DUF2752 domain-containing protein, whose product MKVVIPPRNRRFSTVDAMGLAGVVGLLVARYIPVARIIPFWGCVLREQTGWPCLGCGLTRVADRVSHLNFAGAWEANPLGTVAAIVFALAAVVMVLHLVFAMPIPQVELSPREWSVLGVLTPIIILVNYAYVVVKTRFPHLLL is encoded by the coding sequence TTGAAGGTCGTCATCCCTCCCCGCAACCGCCGTTTCAGCACCGTGGACGCCATGGGGCTCGCTGGCGTGGTGGGGCTGCTCGTGGCGCGCTACATCCCGGTGGCCCGCATCATCCCCTTCTGGGGCTGTGTGCTCAGGGAGCAGACCGGGTGGCCCTGCCTCGGCTGCGGCCTGACGCGCGTGGCCGACCGGGTATCCCACCTCAACTTCGCCGGAGCCTGGGAGGCCAACCCCCTGGGAACGGTGGCGGCCATCGTGTTCGCGCTGGCGGCGGTGGTCATGGTGCTGCACCTGGTGTTCGCGATGCCCATTCCCCAGGTGGAGCTCTCCCCCCGCGAGTGGAGCGTCCTGGGCGTCCTGACGCCCATCATCATCCTGGTCAATTACGCCTACGTGGTGGTGAAGACGCGCTTCCCCCACCTGCTGCTGTAG
- a CDS encoding ExbD/TolR family protein translates to MAGRKQRQWVKPQAQPNSEINVTPLVDVVLVLLIIFMVVTPLLEKDIVVRVPDTEVEQEPTPPDPNDQQLVVQLDKDGGYSINTEKIAPADYVTRLKRMLAAKKADDKVVFFMADDATNYGRLITALDGAKAAGAKVLGMATELPQNAIIQGTSVDTPAPPPAPTP, encoded by the coding sequence ATGGCCGGCCGCAAGCAACGACAGTGGGTCAAGCCCCAGGCGCAGCCGAACTCGGAGATCAACGTCACGCCGCTGGTCGACGTGGTGCTGGTGCTGCTCATCATCTTCATGGTCGTCACGCCGCTCCTCGAGAAGGACATCGTGGTGCGCGTGCCGGACACCGAGGTCGAACAGGAGCCGACGCCTCCCGACCCGAACGACCAGCAGTTGGTGGTGCAGCTCGACAAGGACGGTGGCTACTCCATCAACACGGAGAAGATTGCCCCCGCCGACTACGTGACGCGGCTCAAGCGCATGCTCGCCGCCAAGAAGGCCGACGACAAAGTCGTCTTCTTCATGGCGGATGACGCCACCAACTACGGGCGGCTCATCACCGCGCTGGACGGCGCGAAGGCCGCTGGTGCGAAAGTGCTGGGCATGGCCACGGAGCTGCCGCAGAACGCCATCATCCAGGGCACGTCGGTCGATACGCCGGCTCCGCCCCCCGCACCCACGCCCTGA
- a CDS encoding THUMP domain-containing class I SAM-dependent RNA methyltransferase, translating to MPVPKRPGVVYGRNPMAERIALFATAARGTEDLLADELKELGARRIRQDRGGVRFMATLDEALMVALWSRIAMRVLYPLGAFEARGAEGLYEAAASIPWEEHLTPEHTFAVDATLKDSEHSHSGFVALKVKDAIVDRMRDTKGARPDVNTRDPDIRVVAHLARETLSLSLDLCGEPLHRRGYRVRPTPAPLKETLAAAVLRAANYTGTEGLVDPMCGSGTLLIEAGLIARRRAPGLNRDFAVERWPELGARARELLADMRADARRNERKVEVPLLGFDKDPEALEAASRNVRAARLTEEIQLAEGDATRLPPLPETGGLLVTNPPYGDRLGTGGQKGMKSFYFKLGESLRVPGWRVWVICGNPGFESAFHARPSAKRDLWNGPIACSLLGYRPPDGGSARGDTGDGSEAPLGAPRQPADVAPVRPQHEGEEEG from the coding sequence ATGCCGGTTCCCAAGCGGCCCGGTGTCGTCTATGGGCGGAATCCCATGGCTGAACGCATTGCCCTTTTCGCCACCGCCGCTCGCGGCACCGAGGACCTCCTGGCCGACGAGCTGAAGGAGCTCGGCGCCCGCCGCATCCGCCAGGACCGCGGCGGTGTCCGCTTCATGGCCACGTTGGACGAGGCGCTCATGGTGGCGCTCTGGTCCCGCATCGCCATGCGCGTGCTCTACCCGCTGGGCGCCTTCGAGGCCCGGGGCGCGGAAGGCCTGTACGAAGCCGCCGCCAGCATCCCCTGGGAGGAGCACCTCACCCCCGAACACACCTTCGCGGTGGATGCCACGCTGAAGGACAGCGAGCACAGCCACTCCGGCTTCGTGGCCCTCAAGGTGAAAGACGCCATCGTCGACCGGATGCGCGACACGAAGGGCGCCCGGCCGGACGTGAACACGCGCGACCCGGACATCCGCGTGGTGGCGCACCTCGCCCGTGAAACGCTGTCCCTGTCCCTGGATTTGTGCGGCGAGCCCCTGCACCGCCGGGGCTACCGCGTGCGCCCCACGCCCGCTCCGCTGAAGGAGACGCTGGCCGCGGCGGTGCTGCGCGCGGCGAACTACACGGGGACGGAGGGACTGGTGGACCCGATGTGCGGCTCCGGCACCTTGCTCATCGAGGCAGGCCTCATCGCCCGTCGGCGCGCGCCCGGGCTCAACCGGGACTTCGCGGTGGAGCGCTGGCCGGAGCTGGGCGCCCGGGCCCGCGAGCTGCTCGCGGACATGCGCGCGGATGCCCGCCGCAACGAGCGGAAGGTGGAAGTACCGCTGCTCGGCTTCGACAAGGACCCGGAGGCGCTGGAGGCCGCCAGCCGCAACGTGCGCGCCGCACGCCTGACGGAGGAAATCCAGCTGGCCGAAGGTGACGCGACCCGGCTGCCGCCGCTGCCGGAGACAGGCGGATTGCTCGTCACCAACCCACCCTACGGCGACCGGCTCGGCACGGGCGGCCAGAAGGGCATGAAGAGCTTCTACTTCAAGCTGGGCGAGTCGCTGCGCGTCCCGGGCTGGCGCGTGTGGGTCATCTGCGGCAACCCCGGCTTCGAGAGCGCCTTCCATGCGCGCCCCTCCGCGAAGCGGGACCTCTGGAACGGCCCCATCGCCTGCTCGCTGCTCGGCTACCGTCCTCCAGACGGTGGCAGCGCTCGGGGTGACACCGGGGACGGCTCAGAAGCGCCGCTCGGTGCGCCGCGCCAGCCGGCGGATGTTGCCCCGGTGCGTCCACAGCATGAGGGCGAAGAGGAGGGCTGA
- a CDS encoding ExbD/TolR family protein, producing the protein MGMSAGPKGSVKSDINVTPLVDVVLVLLIIFMVVTPMLQRGKSVELPKATEIEKEGKGKESDPLILSITPDKKVFVENDQVDEKGLQEKLTEEMLKDPGKKILLKGDNALSVGDVRKVLDVARKSKAKQISLGVEEKK; encoded by the coding sequence ATGGGAATGTCAGCAGGCCCCAAGGGGAGCGTCAAGAGCGACATCAACGTCACGCCGCTGGTCGACGTGGTGCTGGTACTCCTCATCATCTTCATGGTCGTCACCCCGATGCTCCAGCGTGGCAAGTCCGTGGAGCTCCCGAAGGCCACCGAGATCGAGAAGGAAGGAAAAGGGAAGGAATCCGACCCGCTCATCCTCTCCATCACCCCGGACAAGAAGGTGTTCGTGGAGAACGACCAGGTGGATGAGAAAGGGCTCCAGGAGAAGCTTACCGAGGAGATGTTGAAGGATCCAGGCAAGAAGATCCTGCTCAAGGGCGACAACGCGCTCAGCGTCGGTGACGTGCGCAAGGTGCTGGACGTGGCTCGCAAGTCCAAGGCCAAGCAGATCTCCCTGGGCGTCGAGGAGAAGAAGTAA
- a CDS encoding energy transducer TonB, protein MFDSVLDRGQGPKSRFGVGATVSVILHVALFGLSIWLSTRPPVEEEKEIEVTLKATMAPPPPPPPPPPPPASSSKPKTQPKKPKKPDAIVQPKEIPKEVPKEVEPSEEPPAEEEEASEEAVEGGVEGGVVGGVVGGVVGGVIGGVVGGQLGGTGTDVLPFGAGMTRPEKLSGPQPEYSREALEARVQGTMIVKCIVTVEGRVENCRIIKPLPHMDRAVLDALASSRYKPVTFQGRPVQVDYTFTLNFKLPR, encoded by the coding sequence ATGTTCGATTCAGTCCTTGACCGTGGTCAGGGGCCCAAGTCGCGATTCGGCGTCGGGGCTACTGTCTCGGTTATCCTCCATGTGGCGCTGTTCGGCCTCTCCATCTGGCTGTCGACGCGACCGCCCGTCGAGGAGGAGAAGGAGATTGAGGTCACGCTGAAGGCGACCATGGCACCGCCTCCGCCGCCCCCTCCTCCTCCACCGCCTCCTGCCTCTTCGAGCAAGCCGAAGACGCAGCCCAAGAAGCCCAAGAAGCCGGACGCCATCGTCCAGCCGAAGGAGATTCCGAAGGAGGTCCCGAAGGAAGTGGAGCCCTCCGAAGAGCCTCCCGCTGAAGAAGAAGAGGCGAGCGAAGAAGCCGTCGAGGGCGGCGTGGAAGGTGGCGTGGTGGGCGGCGTCGTCGGTGGCGTCGTCGGTGGTGTGATTGGCGGCGTGGTCGGCGGCCAGCTTGGCGGGACGGGAACCGACGTGCTTCCGTTCGGTGCGGGCATGACGCGGCCGGAGAAGCTGTCGGGTCCTCAGCCCGAGTACTCTCGTGAGGCGCTCGAGGCTCGCGTCCAGGGAACGATGATCGTGAAGTGCATCGTCACCGTGGAAGGTCGAGTGGAGAACTGCCGGATCATCAAGCCCCTGCCCCACATGGACCGGGCCGTCCTGGACGCGCTGGCGTCGTCGCGCTACAAGCCGGTCACGTTCCAGGGCCGTCCTGTGCAGGTGGACTACACCTTCACCCTGAACTTCAAGCTGCCGCGCTGA
- a CDS encoding radical SAM protein: MEGRYSLIERVRSLLADEQGTLHKAAPYRVALCYPSPYHVGMSSLGYQAIYREIHEHPGATAERVFLPDDVDAFKRTRTPLFTWESQAPVADFDMLAFSVAYELELTGLFSMLELTGIPLLAEERQDGRYPLVVGGGPLTFSNPDPLEPFVDVLVQGEAEDLIHLLVEAAATMDREALLAHLARIPGFRVPGRGGARYHVAKATDSRLPARSQIVTPHTELRSMFLIEPERGCSRGCHYCVMRRTTNGGMRTVPPERILSLIPEHARRVGLVGAAVTDHPRIVELLRTIVESGREVGVSSLRADRLTQELVDQLRRGGATNLTVAADGPSQRLRDMVDRKHSEEQIVRAATFARTAGMKQLKVYNVVGLPTEEDADIDELIRFTSELSRILPVALGVAPFVAKRNTPLDGAPFMGIREVEGRLERLRKGLRGRAEVRPTSARWAWVEYMLAQCGPEAGLAAMDAWKAGGNFAAWKRAFDARDCEPYLARRVEDGRRNPVLWPTVPRTAPPASAA; encoded by the coding sequence ATGGAGGGCCGTTACTCACTCATCGAGCGCGTTCGCAGCTTGCTGGCGGACGAACAGGGCACGCTGCACAAGGCGGCGCCCTATCGGGTGGCCCTCTGCTACCCCAGCCCCTACCACGTAGGCATGAGCTCGCTCGGCTACCAGGCCATCTACCGTGAAATCCACGAGCATCCTGGCGCGACGGCCGAGCGCGTCTTCCTTCCGGATGACGTGGACGCCTTCAAGCGCACCCGGACGCCGCTCTTCACCTGGGAGTCCCAGGCCCCTGTCGCTGACTTCGACATGCTGGCCTTCTCCGTGGCGTATGAGCTGGAGCTGACGGGGCTCTTCTCCATGTTGGAGCTGACGGGCATCCCGCTCCTGGCGGAGGAGCGCCAGGATGGCCGCTATCCGCTCGTGGTGGGCGGCGGGCCGTTGACGTTCTCCAACCCGGATCCGCTGGAGCCCTTCGTGGACGTGCTCGTCCAGGGCGAGGCGGAGGATTTGATCCACCTGCTGGTGGAGGCCGCGGCGACCATGGACCGCGAGGCCCTCCTGGCGCACCTGGCCCGCATCCCGGGCTTCCGCGTGCCCGGGCGGGGCGGAGCGCGATATCACGTGGCCAAGGCCACGGATTCACGGCTGCCTGCCCGGTCGCAAATCGTGACACCGCACACCGAGCTGCGCTCGATGTTCCTCATCGAGCCGGAGCGGGGCTGCTCCCGGGGCTGCCATTACTGCGTCATGCGGCGCACCACGAATGGGGGCATGCGCACGGTGCCGCCGGAGCGCATCTTGTCCCTGATTCCGGAGCATGCCCGCCGGGTGGGGTTGGTGGGCGCGGCGGTGACGGACCATCCGCGCATCGTCGAGTTGCTCCGGACGATTGTGGAGTCCGGCCGTGAGGTGGGGGTGTCCTCCCTGCGCGCGGACCGGCTGACCCAGGAACTGGTGGATCAGCTCCGGCGGGGAGGGGCCACCAACCTCACGGTGGCGGCGGACGGGCCGTCACAGCGCCTGCGGGACATGGTGGACCGGAAGCACTCAGAGGAACAGATTGTCCGGGCCGCGACGTTCGCCCGCACGGCGGGGATGAAGCAGCTCAAGGTGTACAACGTCGTGGGTCTGCCGACTGAAGAGGACGCGGACATCGACGAGCTCATCCGCTTCACCAGCGAGCTGTCCCGCATCCTCCCGGTGGCGCTGGGCGTGGCGCCTTTCGTGGCCAAGCGCAACACGCCCTTGGATGGCGCTCCCTTCATGGGCATTCGCGAGGTGGAGGGGCGGCTGGAGCGACTGCGCAAGGGGCTCCGGGGGCGCGCCGAGGTGCGCCCGACGTCCGCGCGCTGGGCCTGGGTGGAGTACATGCTGGCCCAGTGCGGTCCGGAGGCGGGGCTGGCGGCCATGGATGCCTGGAAGGCCGGAGGGAACTTCGCGGCCTGGAAGCGGGCCTTCGACGCCCGGGACTGCGAGCCGTACCTGGCCCGGCGGGTGGAGGACGGTCGGCGCAACCCCGTCCTGTGGCCCACCGTGCCGAGGACCGCGCCCCCGGCGTCCGCCGCCTGA